Proteins from a genomic interval of Xylocopa sonorina isolate GNS202 chromosome 6, iyXylSono1_principal, whole genome shotgun sequence:
- the Jv gene encoding javelin, translating into MGGVQSGTHTLGEALWVHERQRQKCHREGGRHEANSAQSTQDRRKLLKRTRSLAVISEDESRHDREAHHFRLGQSTFDLPRRHQLIPRAKLIDRNSLKDRLSKSQQHLSDSYERFNEAKSYQSRSACGLHSIPSGLPSFPDPLPCTRSNRTDPNRLNILDWPESPRRYRSVQGLDTVSGLVDVVEDGWPIEGNRSIDCIYTQVKRKRKEHRSLDSILFEDDGELEYFDVLNLLPLSNVRLEFDEGDAPNNFEEGNDASPEANKLKSLGYLDSRVVEGRSSTRSNATDEEKCKESSTKEGNSPQESLEGEDYQQKEPGSLETSIEDLSSRRTNEDGSCREVQVDSEDEGNSATCFQNEYVDRESACSNVDAHRYRLDEELAISSEEQVGRKFEESEDYKSIWISDTEEQEDMSRRPQVLKIVDNDVTKKRHRHHSAEIDPITRDEKIRENRTESDAVMSNGKVDDIDGALKSSETVNQKEHEANSSVEDTKSYFEQKTTQKENSKGKQSEGRFERIVKGTSNILGKACSVVKGSLGFEARSESSDLGLGSESGSDTRRRSVDDGIDEDHGPTCRNKGPSPDGSDKSHNNLTRSRSCVDSIECQPEDGQEFDHVRYKIVKSNMFSKNIYNSGRGDVTYDGLMQYLREYSFQELLLDNNVVIIEPVRAETIERKPATVGKARSEPSCKIAGTVQKKTDTETPERNCESADGGNPKSPKQSSIRKHFFYHPIRVNRELIDEELPDPDTVRNVRRMFENTLKLKNSPNSELTGDCKNRKSSSMKDLSSIDDSHFDELSEKVHEATRSRCSSRAKDLTKLFENMEKSTSSNASVVGCKDELDSPRCESKTRILAQSFEARSGHTSPSDSTSSKNKMNRYHHHHHHHHHHNNWDAGSVSSGVSSDYPDTDPGSGVQCISSEDEEVDCNDDEGNEACGPSHHYVSQDVLKKIRECGTSVTYYGGKVVNSSNGPLISPVVENRFKCVDGSNDYVKFRLVKSNSCDSRLELTGRLVENHLRHRNRENGPDLSQYTIAETPSIEITTLDSKQEKENEVAKEEDNRTAESESKREPPVVIGLEPKKDESKDVKSFKADFKLGSLDDAKSNYTSRFIGSALTRWQVNENNWKGADDFGKMEFEEFEVLEDSLNGTENQRLETS; encoded by the exons AGAAGGGGGACGACACGAGGCCAATTCAGCGCAGTCCACGCAGGACCGCAGGAAGCTCTTGAAACGAACGAGGAGCCTTGCGGTGATATCCGAGGACGAATCTCGACACGATCGAGAGGCGCATCACTTCAGGCTAGGGCAATCGACCTTCGACTTGCCCAGGAGGCATCAATTGATCCCGCGTGCCAAGCTAATCGATCGGAACTCTTTGAAGGACAG GCTCTCCAAGTCTCAACAGCATCTATCTGATTCGTACGAGCGATTCAACGAGGCGAAGTCCTACCAATCCCGATCAGCTTGTGGCCTTCACTCGATCCCTTCGGGACTACCCTCGTTTCCGGATCCTCTGCCGTGTACACGAAGTAATCGGACTGATCCTAATCGATTAAATATCCTCGATTGGCCCGAATCACCGAGACGCTATCGCAGTGTGCAGGGATTGGACACCGTTAGCGGGTTGGTGGACGTAGTGGAAGACGGCTGGCCCATCGAAGGCAATCGCAGCATCGATTGCATTTATACCCAG GTAAAACGTAAACGGAAAGAGCACAGGAGCCTGGACAGCATCCTCTTCGAGGACGATGGCGAGTTAGAATACTTCGACGTTTTGAACCTATTACCTCTGTCGAACGTTCGTTTAGAGTTCGACGAGGGGGACGCTCCGAACAATTTCGAGGAGGGAAACGACGCGAGCCCAGAGGCGAACAAATTAAAGTCTCTCGGCTATTTGGACTCCCGTGTCGTAGAGGGTAGATCGTCCACGAGGAGCAACGCCACGGACGAGGAAAAATGTAAAGAAAGCAGCACCAAAGAAGGGAACAGCCCGCAAGAGAGCCTAGAAGGGGAAGACTATCAGCAGAAGGAACCTGGTTCCTTGGAAACGTCCATCGAGGACCTATCGTCTCGACGCACGAACGAGGACGGATCGTGTCGCGAGGTTCAAGTGGATTCAGAAGACGAGGGGAACTCGGCAACCTGCTTTCAGAACGAATACGTGGACCGAGAATCCGCGTGCTCGAACGTCGACGCGCATAGATACAGGCTCGATGAGGAGCTAGCGATCTCCAGCGAGGAACAAGTCGGTCGAAAGTTCGAGGAGTCGGAGGATTACAAGTCGATTTGGATCTCGGATACCGAAGAGCAGGAAGACATGTCGCGGAGGCCACAGGTGCTCAAGATTGTCGATAACGACGTGACTAAGAAGCGGCATCGACACCACTCTGCGGAAATCGATCCCATTACCAGGGACGAGAAGATCCGGGAAAACAGAACCGAGTCTGACGCGGTTATGTCGAACGGGAAAGTCGACGATATCGATGGAGCCTTGAAGAGCTCGGAG ACCGTAAACCAGAAGGAGCACGAGGCAAATTCCAGCGTGGAGGACACGAAGAGCTATTTCGAGCAGAAAACTACGCAGAAGGAGAACTCTAAGGGGAAACAATCCGAGGGTAGATTCGAGAGGATCGTTAAAGGGACGTCGAACATTCTTGGAAAGGCGTGCAGCGTGGTGAAAGGTAGCTTAGGTTTCGAGGCGAGATCGGAGAGTTCCGATCTGGGCTTAGGGTCGGAATCCGGAAGCGACACCAGAAGAAGGTCCGTTGACGATGGCATCGACGAAGATCACGGACCTACGTGCAGGAATAAAGGTCCGTCGCCTGACGGAAGCGACAAATCGCACAACAATTTGACTAGGTCGAGGAGCTGCGTGGATTCGATCGAGTGCCAGCCAGAAGACGGACAGGAGTTCGATCACGTGCGCTATAAGATCGTTAAGTCCAACATGTTCAGCAAGAATATATACAATAGCGGCCGTGGTGATGTCACGTACGATGGATTGATGCAGTATCTGCGGGAGTATTCCTTTCAGGAGCTGTTGTTGGACAATAACGTGGTGATTATCGAGCCTGTACGGGCAGAGACCATTGAACGCAAGCCTGCTACCGTGGGAAAAGCGAGGTCCGAGCCCAGCTGCAAGATCGCCGGGACGGTACAGAAGAAAACGGACACGGAGACCCCTGAGAGAAACTGCGAGAGTGCGGACGGTGGTAACCCTAAAAGCCCGAAGCAGTCATCCATCAGGAAACACTTCTTCTATCATCCCATTAGGGTCAACCGAGAGCTCATCGACGAGGAACTGCCAGATCCTGATACGGTGAGAAATGTCAGGCGTATGTTCGAGAACACGCTCAAGCTGAAGAACAGCCCGAATTCAGAACTGACGGGGGATTGCAAGAATAGGAAGAGCTCCAGTATGAAGGATTTGAGTAGCATCGACGACAGCCACTTCGACGAGTTATCCGAGAAGGTGCACGAGGCAACCAG ATCTAGGTGTTCCAGTAGAGCGAAGGATCTCACGAAACTGTTCGAGAACATGGAGAAATCCACGTCCTCGAATGCGTCCGTGGTGGGATGTAAGGACGAGTTGGACAGTCCTCGTTGCGAGTCGAAAACTAGGATTTTGGCCCAGAGTTTCGAGGCCAGGAGCGGTCACACGTCACCCAGCGATTCGACCTCTTCCAAGAACAAGATGAATCGTTACCACCATCACCATCACCACCATCACCATCACAATAATTGGGACGCTGGCAGCGTAAGCTCTGGGGTGTCTAGCGATTACCCTGACACTGATCCCGGCAGCGGAGTGCAGTGCATTTCCTCAGAGGACGAGGAAGTCGACTGCAACGACGACGAGGGCAACGAGGCGTGCGGTCCAAGCCACCACTACGTGTCCCAAGACGTCCTCAAGAAGATTCGCGAGTGTGGCACCTCGGTCACTTACTACGGTGGTAAGGTGGTGAACTCCAGCAACGGTCCTTTGATATCGCCAGTAGTTGAGAACAGATTCAAGTGTGTCGACGGATCGAACGATTACGTCAAGTTCCGGCTGGTGAAGAGCAACTCCTGCGATAGCCGCTTGGAGCTGACTGGTAGACTCGTGGAGAATCATCTGAGGCACCGAAATCGAGAAAACGGGCCTGATCTGAGCCAGTACACGATTGCGGAAACTCCCAGCATCGAGATTACTACGCTCGACAGTAAGCAAGAAAAGGAGAACGAGGTTGCAAAAGAGGAGGACAATAGGACCGCTGAATCGGAGTCAAAGAGAGAGCCACCAGTGGTGATTGGGTTGGAGCCGAAAAAGGACGAGAGCAAGGACGTAAAGAGTTTCAAGGCTGACTTCAAACTGGGCAGTCTGGATGATGCCAAGTCGAATTATACAAGCCGATTCATTGGCAGCGCTCTGACCAGGTGGCAGGTGAATGAAAATAATTGGAAGGGCGCTGATGATTTTGGCAAGATGGAGTTCGAGGAGTTCGAGGTACTCGAGGACAGTCTGAATGGGACGGAGAACCAGCGGTTGGAAACTTCCTGA